A genomic region of Saccopteryx bilineata isolate mSacBil1 chromosome 1, mSacBil1_pri_phased_curated, whole genome shotgun sequence contains the following coding sequences:
- the IL2RB gene encoding interleukin-2 receptor subunit beta, protein MAASALSWCLSVLIFLLNLDSPQASTVVNDASKLTCFYNSKANISCVWSQDGGLQATSCRIHARPDKRPWNASCELLPVVPASWSCNLILGPPDSQKLTSADIVNMNVICLEGERWRVMITQDFKPFEYLRLMAPNALQVTHKETHRCNITWNVSQTSHYLENNLEFEARTRSPGHSWEEASLLSIRQNQQWICLETLTPNTQYELQVRVRAQQGNHGAWSPWSQPLAFRTRPEAPSPSWGHVFVGILGAFGFIILASLLANCRYLGPWLKKVLKCHIPDPSEFFLQLSSEHGGDFQKWLSSPFPSSSFSPSGPAPEISPLEVLDRDAKATQLLLLQQDKGRSPSLETSGHSLTSCFTNQGYFFFHLPDALEIEACQVYFTYDPCAEELDEGGPGAPEGSLFPPLPLLPGEDDAYCTFPPRDDLLLFSPSLLGGPSPLNTALGGPGAGKEGLPPSLQEGVPKDWAPQPLGSPTDLVDFQSPLENALGEAGEVVPGPGPGPGEGAGFPWASPPGQCQVRAPASCLTLDTDVYLSLQELQDQDPAHLV, encoded by the exons ATGCTTCCAAGCTCACTTGCTTCTACAACTCGAAAGCCAACATCTCCTGTGTCTGGAGCCAGGATGGGGGCCTGCAGGCCACATCCTGCCGCATCCATGCCCGGCCTGATAAGCG GCCCTGGAACGCGTCCTGTGAGCTGCTCCCAGTGGTGCCTGCATCCTGGTCCTGCAACTTGATCCTTGGACCCCCAGAT AGTCAGAAGCTGACCTCAGCAGACATCGTCAACATGAATGTGATATGCCttgaaggggagaggtggagggtgaTGATAACCCAGGACTTCAAGCCCTTTGAGTACC TTCGCCTGATGGCCCCTAACGCCCTCCAAGTCACTCACAAAGAGACCCACAGATGCAACATAACCTGGAATGTCTCCCAGACGTCCCACTATCTTGAAAATAACCTGGAATTTGAGGCCAGGACAAGGTCTCCAGGCCACAGCTGGGAG GAGGCCTCCCTGCTGAGCATCAGGCAGAACCAGCAATGGATATGCCTGGAGACACTCACTCCAAATACCCAGTATGAGCTTCAAGTGCGGGTCAGGGCCCAGCAGGGCAACCACGGGGCTTGGAGCCCCTGGAGCCAGCCGCTGGCCTTCAGGACAAGGCCTGAAG CCCCTTCCCCTTCGTGGGGCCATGTCTTCGTGGGCATCCTCGGTGCCTTTGGCTTCATCATCTTAGCCTCCCTGCTGGCCAACTGCCGGTACCTCGGGCCGTG GCTGAAGAAGGTTCTGAAGTGTCACATCCCAGACCCCTCGGAGTTCTTTTTGCAGCTGAGCTCAGAGCATGGCGGAGATTTCCAG AAGTGGCTGTCCTCGCCCTTCCCCTCGTCCTCCTTCAGCCCCAGCGGCCCAGCGCCTGAGATCTCCCCGCTGGAGGTGCTGGACCGAGACGCCAAGGCCACGCAGCTGCTCCTGCTGCAGCAAGACAAGGGGCGCTCACCCTCCCTTGAGACCAGTGGCCACTCACTGACCAGCTGCTTCACCAACCAAGGCTACTTCTTCTTCCACCTCCCGGACGCTCTGGAGATTGAGGCCTGCCAGGTGTACTTCACCTATGACCCTTGTGCCGAGGAGCTGGATGAGGGTGGGCCTGGAGCGCCCGAGGGGTCTCTCTTCCCACCCCTGCCACTGCTGCCAGGGGAGGATGATGCCTACTGCACCTTTCCTCCCAGGGATGATCtgctgctcttctcccccagtctCCTCGGTGGTCCAAGCCCCCTAAACACTGCCCTGGGGGGGCCTGGGGCTGGTAAAGAGGGGCTTCCCCCCTCTCTGCAGGAGGGAGTACCCAAAGACTGGGCCCCTCAGCCCCTGGGGTCTCCCACTGACCTGGTGGATTTCCAGTCACCCCTGGAGAATGCATTAGGAGAAGCAGGAGAGGtggtccctggccctggccctggccctggggagggggctggcttCCCCTGGGCCAGCCctcctgggcagtgccaggtcAGGGCCCCCGCCTCCTGCCTGACCCTGGACACTGATGTCTACCTGTCCCTCCAAGAGCTGCAGGATCAGGACCCAGCTCACTTGGTGTAG